The segment aggttacatttgtccattcctcatgctgcttaaaaaacttctagctctgaaaaagcccagcacttaccacatggtaccaatcctaggtgcctttaatataatgttaaaaatgtggcaatgctttaatagcatcatgcatgtgacatcagatggggacaagacagacagtgaccccctcttatcactgcccatattctatataaaaactgtctgtgaagtttatccgcagtgtgtaatgtcatcagcagcgcagtgtgatagcaataAGAgcgtaaaagctgcttgtcatattctgcagcctaacaactcgctgtgttcaaaccttcatatctccttaaccgttggttgtattaacttgaaatttttaaggtatacatggaggcataggaaactgaaactttAGGTGCAAGCgggggatacttgtggctaaacctttctaaaatgtaacacatatctgtctgcatcttacctcaaatcccaatttctccagaaatgcagagaaacaaaaatataggtggaagtgcgagacacgtgtggcgatcacctttcatcaccatggcaactttacataaaaaaaaaaaaaaaaaaactgtccatcaaaatgcacttccttgttacacatgactgtacccttacAGTACcttaacctcaataaaatttagtgggcagagttcattttctaatgatgccatagtgaagTTTTaagggatgttagtcacagatgttccccacttgtacctatatttttggtttcttacacctcacCATTCCCCAATTgtagttcagaatgttagttaagtggacaggaatgtgtaacaggttagggaagcccattttaatgggcagggtgttttatgttctaatgatgctgtagtaatgagattgtaaggagagaatgtgcccgacacttgcacctatattttcagttttgtacccccaccctaagagaaattgggcttcaaagagAAGCAGatagtagtttcataggtatagatttatgACGATTTACTGCGATCCCCAtgtcttgaaattctttaaaactggggggctgcaattgtagtaactagtatctatgagggtccgctgtacaccctgaaaattacaggtcattgtgacatacatattaggagatatggaggtttgtacacagagagctatgaggatgcagaatgacatacagactttatacacagctctttatctcacagctttttttaaatagtaatccgagcttgtgctatgagatgggggcggggctgcctgtgtctccttcacatgaaggctgaactgtatGTGCTCACCTCTTATcccagcaacaatcctctgaaAGGATGACACAGAACACAGAGCAGCCTCATTGAGATACGTGCACAGGATGAGAGCTGCAAAGGAGAGCTGGGCGGGATATTCAAagcagctgggcggagcaaccagctaaaaccctctggggagaactatgggtaCCTATTAGAAATTTGCTCTCCCAGGCTATGGGCTGCAGAGCAAAGTTATTGCTACCTTTATAAGGTAATACCTGGATTTACAAAGGCATTGGTGCTCAGaaagaatttattttctttgtatttatatggctattgaaaaaacaattcaatTTCCATGGCAAGAATTCAACTtgaatataacatatatttaggTGAAATTACCCAGAAGAAATTGGTCACATTGGagacacagctaaaaaaaatgttaatacaaaTATAAGATCGTATTTCCTAAAGAATATTTGGAGACGGATTGTTTTTatgattaatatgttttttatattacaggaTGCCAGTTGAAATTTAAAACAAGTAACAGTcagtttttgctgcaattctGTTTAATATGCAACAAAAATGAAACTAAGCTGGTGTTTATGGTGTGTTTGTGCTTCAATTCCATCTCGCTCTTTCCTGCTGGTGAATCAAAGTGAGCCGCTAGCTGTAAAAAGCCATGAATCAGACAGAGAGCAGGCATTTCGAGTCATATCTCTGACTGAGATCACTGGGAAATGGAGTGACTGTAGGAGCATTTACCTTGATTACAATCAATAACGTTGCAGAACTCCCGGACGTTGTTTTCATTGATCTCTGCTTGCTTTCTCTCGATGAATGCCAATATCCTTCTGTCGATCTACAGGGAGGAAACACGGGAGGAAAGAAAGCAGTGAGGGGGGAGTTGGAATCAGCTGTGTTAAAAACCCCACACAGCATGCGTGCGGCCATCTACTTTAGAAACTTGGCTTTGATTTCGGACACTCAAAAATGAAATTCTGAAAGCTAAAGTGGAGAAGAGCTGTGAAGAGCACTGTAGAGACAGCAATATCACAGCATCTCAAGGCAGACTTATGTCAAggaaaaatataggtaaaaagtGACTTAGttctatgagaaaaaaaacacaataaaagagtCCAATACAAATGTTTACCTGACGGTATATGTCAGGGTAAAGTTTGCATCCTCTTAAACTACAACTTTTTGAGTGGCTGCAATGAAAGGCTCTATTTTATGCATATTATCAAATCAAAAATGTACCGTGGCAAAGTACAGCACCTACAGTCCATTTAATAAGGAAAAGTTGCATTACATAAGAGGAACGGTTGTGGATGTTCAGTTTGCCACTGTTATACTGTGAGGGCAACTAAATTAACAAAGGACATAAAAAGCCTCAGCCACATGGAATGAAGGTGATTATCCCCATAGGTAGGTGGGTAtgtgtgtaaaatatttactgcatCTCACCAATGCATCCACATTATCCCAGGTTGGCTATTAGAATGTCCCTACTTGACGCAGCATGTAACAAAAGCAGATGCATTCTTACTTTTCTATCTGCTTATGTCTTAAAGACTCATGATGCATTAGTGATCTCCAGTCGTGGGAAGTATCTGATGCTTACAGTGTGTCACTTACATGtttcccctattattattattttaatagaacaggatttatatagagccaacatattatgcagcactgtatatataCCCTAAAGGAAacttgtgagcaggcaggatatGATTAATGAAGATACAATTATGTATATTTTGAGGAATGTATACTGTAATCCATGGGAACTGCGGCAGGCTAATAATACTAACCCAAAAGGAAATATGTGAACAGGGAGGATTTTAGTGATGGAGACAAATGATGTCTATTTTTCCATCAAGAATTCTTACCTGAAAATTTCCTTAGAATGTACAATGAGCCAAGCATGCAAAACTCAGAGTACATCTGCTGGTATGGAAGTTTGTGGACAACATTGGAGAAGGgaatagttctactttaaaaagcctttttgtgtatttgcagcattgcataatatgacAAATCTAACACTGGTCCAGTGAGGAATAGATTCCTCTTGCTGTAAAACAATGCCCAGACTTATGCAGCCAGAGTTCCTGGATGATGAAGGCATTATGTGTGAATCCTTTAAAAAGGATTCACACAATttttcagggttctccccaggcccctttagctgggtgcaccacccggcacttttcagcacccacccggctgtttttgggtggttactaaaggtttttgttcacaatacaggggctgccacccacctaaaacttcttcccacccagcttaaaaatatttctgggttgagcagtTTTTACCCAggatttaaatgtttatgtaccAGAATTTAATTCGAAAAACTGTGAATGAGTGAATCCTGTGTGTCATGTATAAATAGGTCCCCAGGTGTTAAATATaaatttcttattttattctgcaatttGCCAGTTTATTGTTACATTAAAATTAAGTTTTACCTCTGATTTTCCTGCTTGTATCTGTACAACGGCAGGATCGGTTAAACAGCTGGTGTTTGGCACCCCTTTCTCTGGAATACATTTGGAGGCAACTTCAGAATCAGCCTTCTTAGTTTCTTCCACATCTGCAGTAGGGAGATTGGTTACAGCATCCTCTGAGCTGATATTCTTCTCTTCTTTACCAGTGGCTAGAGACTGAAGGTGAGCTAAAAGGGGCTAAAATGAACAAGTACAGGCttagctaaataaaaaaagaacctgtaAAACCTGCCAGAATCCAACAATAAGTATCCATTTAATAGATGTAAATAAAGAATGGAACATATTGTAGCTTACAGTTCTTAGATGTTACAGCAATATGTACTATAATAGGGATAAGCATCATTGTCACAACTGTAAAACAATTCTCAACTTAATTCATCTCTATACCAaaggaaggtgttctgtagttcacaaagGTAACCAGTGAACCAGGAACACTATTTGAGATAACAATTAAGACAGTACTGGACTTGAAATTTTTCTGTCAGGGTATATTTTTGGCTTTATTAAACAGgtataacaaaattatttcaattgtaTGGTTACAGCTAAAGTTTAAACTGCTTACATAGACCATGTGTATTGCAGGTAAAAACCTTGGTATTTCTCTTAGccctcagccctgatgcaagcagtgggctgcTTCTTGGGAGAAATTACAAAATCCCTTTAATCTGTAGACATGAATGGTGCAATTGGTTACTGACTGCAGTAGGCAAGACCGACATAAAATGCAGAGCCTTGGTGATTTAAAGAACTGAAACCCAATGAATAtgaaacaatgaataaaataggTGGATACAGACATTTAGTCAGGTAGAAAGAAACGGCTAGATGATGCAGGGCATTCTGCAGCCAGGAACAAGCTGTCTTGCTATAAACTTTGAATGTGAGAATCTGAGTGTGCACTAAAATCAGAATAAGTAGtttagtacaggagaggaacGTGTAGAGTTTTGTAATAAATTAGAATCCAGAGTTCAGATTTACCTGTCCAAagtggaagaaaaaacaaagtttattgtaagagtttatttatattttaagggTCTGTATCCAACACTGTTCTTCAGTAACATACATTATGTGCAACAGTGAACTGAAATTCATTGTGCATGGCACCCTAAAGCACATCACAATATGGGGTTAAGGCACTTCTATGAAGTGTGGGGTACTAGCAAAAAATGCTGCAGGTCTGATATTTGGCTGTTGAATGTTAATGTGTGATGTAACTGACCCGActaatgctttttattttgcatcTGTGGTTCTCCATTGATATGCCACCTTTTAATGTTATGtccctttaatacattttctggttGAATCATGACTTGGTCGTGAGCAATAAGACTGACCTAAGCCTTACTCTTAATTGGATCTTAATAAGTTAGTTCCCATTTTTGACTTCTCGGTTATTTATAAATTGTAcgtataaagtgccaacataatgTGCAGTGTTGTACACTAAAGAGGGGGTTGCAAACAATGGACAGatacaaaccatgacacaggaggtggaaattaaaatatttttgaggaGTATTTTAAATCCCTAAAAATGTATAAGTATAAATGACAATGGTGACAGATTAAACTTCAAGGATATGCAAGTAGAGATGCGTGTGTGTGAATATAAATTGGCTACCATCATTTACTTTCTgagacaaacaaaaagaaaaaaagaaagtccaCTGTGGTTGGAGGTTTTAAATGGTATATCTCCTGTCAAACGCTTTCTTGTATCCACAGCTGCTATTGCACAGtcatttcatattattataaCCATCTTTACGTTTCTAAGCCAGCGTCAAAGTTTACCTCCTATACATTTCACTTTAAGAGGTAATACTCCAAGTATATCAAAATTAAAAGAACACCTTCTGTAAACATGCCTCAAAGAGAGATGCCTCAGATTCCTCAGAAAGAAGAGTGACAATCCTTTTAGTGCCATTCAATTTATTGGCCATATAACATTTTTCCCATGACAAAGGCCTTATGTATGAAGGCATGAGTATACATTATTATACACAGTCCTCATGTGTTCTGGAGTAACAGACCAGCCAGAActgtaacaattttttattctttgtgtgaATGCATACTTCTGGATTCTGACACATGTAACACTCATTGCCTTTCTGTCAAGGCTACAGAAGACACTGATCTTTTATAAGTGTGGAAAGCAGCACACATCACTGTACATTTACTTGTTTAGGTGCAAGACAATCATTTATggcaaatattatatacatttttttttcaaagattagTCAGGGGGAGTATTTTAAAGTGGCACCACATACtataaatttttgattttttcagGATTTTAGTTACCTATCAATCAAATTaccaatattaaaattataatataaatatattttgtatgtgtcACACACCAGAACACATGAGGTGGACCAAGCTTCTAGCTTTCTTTGTATGCACTTACAATAACAGCCAAgttggtaaaatatattatttttttggaattttatagGTGCCTACCAAACAAatcaccaaaaataaaatgataaaatttcgAATTATTGtgtgattctttaaaaacaatcaaacaaagaaTGAATTATATTGATACATGTTCATCATTACACAATGCATTACATTACTGAATATTTATGTTCCTATTATATTGTGTTTCTATCGTCCTTGACGCATTTCACCAACGGCTTCCTCAGAAGGATATCGCAACAATGTTATCGAtttcaaagcagaaaaataaaacattctattaTTTGATTTCCATATTGTGCTTTTAATGAAACCATGAAGATAAGAGATGCACCTACTCAGAACAAATAAtaagatgttttattttcctgcttTGAAATAGATAACATTGTTGCGATTAATAAGTTATGTCCTTTGAggaagcctttgggtgaaacgcgtcaaggacgaTGGAAACGCAATATATTAAGAACATAAATATTCAGTATTATGGAATGCATTGTGTAATGATGAACATCTATCAATATAATTCGctgtttgattgtttttaaagaatcacaTAATATTTCaagattttataattttattattagtgcTTTGTTTGGTAGGCACctttaaaattctgaaaaaaaattatattttaccaacTTAACTGTTATTGTAAGTATATACAAAGAAACTAAAAGCTTGGTCCATCTCATGTGTTCTGGTGGGTggcacatacaaaaatataatctcAAAGCCAGGCTGAAGGATTCAAAGAGAACAATGCAACTCTGTAAGTGTATTATGAgaggtatgctttaaaaatgggttttattaAGCTTGAACTACTGCAATGTCTATTGCATTAACAGCATGGATTTCCAAAAgttggaaaatgaatgaaaatttttCACTGGCAAAATGAACCGACatattttatgttgattttcAAGCTTTGGCATTTGAATGGTAAATTGTCTACATATGTTTAGCTAAATCTACAGTATATGTACATGTTTTTGATAAGCTTATGTGGATTCCATTTATGGTGGGcctagcaatatatatttttaaataaatgttcttccCGCTTATGTAATCCCATTGACTAAATAATTCTACAAATGAGaaaaatggactttgtaaagtgctttaaAATATGTTAGCTGTAGCTTTTTGTGTTGCCATGTATCATAAATTGACCCCTTCCACAATCTGATAATGTCTTTTTCATATGGCTTATTGGGAAATAGGCTAAAATAGGAATCCTATTTCAAACTATATACCAACAAGGTCCtaaaaaatttcttttacatCCAAATATTTAGCACTACATGTTTTTCTTGCTGACTCTGTTTTGGCagaacacaggaagaacctaTATATAGCAGTACAAAATGGCAAAAACACAGGTCATCAAGGAATTACAAATGGAACGTTCTTGGCAACAGCTTAGAAAACTCTTTATGGCTAGATTTATTGTAGAGAATTGAATCAATATTAGAATGGCAAAGAACTAACTCTTTGAAGGCTTCTATGATTAGGCCTCAGGGTGGGGAGAAAGGCATCAGCGGATGAGGGCAGAGGTCTGGTGACAAGACACTGGAGATTGGCTTGACTACATGTATGTGTTTTAAGTCGGTGTAACAGTAACTACAATAAATTCCTTTGGAAGCGTGGTTTGCTTGTATATTAGGTGTGCGGTGGAGTGGAGCTATGTCATAGCCAGCAACAGCAGTTGAAAATAACTGGATAACTCGGTCTAAGAGCTGCTAAATGGGTATTTATGgtcaatgaatgtattttttttaagaggacAAAAATGCATATGCTGGCATTAATAAAATTCttgatttaaaaagtatatatacttttctttagtACTGAACACGCTACACgattatatattgaaaaaaagtagAGATTACCTGCAGATCAGATATATGCTGCTGAAGAACACTGTACAGGAATGCAGGGCCCACATCTGGAAGGCACTGAATCTTATCCCAGTTAATAGTAAACCTCACTGCATCTTCAGACTGTTGAAGCTtggaagaaaaacagaaacaagttAATCTACATTTTAAATAGCTGAATTTACATACTCTACTTGCATGGCTCATATCAGCCAGATGTCTGCATGGAGAATGCTGCGCAGGTGTCAGTTAACTATTTAAAGGCATTCCACTAAatatgcacccttttttaaatagATTCCAACATTAAAACACACATGTATAACTACATCATACTCTACTTACTGCATCTGAAAttgtatataatagtaataatataatagttttaCCAACTGTGTGCAGCACCACATGATAAAGGCATGCATATAAAGAACATCTATCCCTCGCCATTTCTAAATTTTTGCCTAAAATGCACATAATTTAAGTTGCACATTATAAATACTGaagcaaaaaagtatttaaagatatttacctttttaaattatattaggtCTTTCAATACAACCAGTGATGCCGGGGAACATggtcaataaaacattttacatcagATTTTTGCTTTCCTATGCTATGGGAACTGTAACTGAGAGTCCCTAGTCACTGTAAATATCAAATTCTTGTAGTAAGGCATCATCTCCACATTTCAAACTTTAGTGCCAAGAGCAATAAAGAAGAATTTTGTCCTAAGGCTTGGTTAGCTATCACCAGAGCCCCAGGCCATTCTGCACTGTTACTGCAGACCATGACTAAACAGCAATGAGGAAATTTGCTCCACATACCTATTATTTGAATAAgagatgatatttaaaaaaaattgggcctTCGGAAAGGTAAGCATAGTGACTTTTTTAGAAAGTATGTAGATCTTCACAACTAACCCTATATTGATACAGTAACTTTAGGTGCCAGAGGAGAAAACATGAGCCATTTGCTGCACTGTGCTTACGTAATCATTGGAAATCAGAAATGGCAGCAGGGCACCCGATTGGGTTTGGCTACTCCATAGGAGGATGTGTACCTCTAGGGCAAAGCAAATCACAAATCAAACTAAAAGGTACAGCATTGATTAGAACCAAAACATCTAGTCTATGTGTGTTAACATTTATCTATGAACAGTTAGTGATACAACATTGCACTGTGTAAAGCCTTGTGTAATATGCTGAATATGAAGGTTGTGTAATTTGAGTTGTGAAATTGcactctctttttatttttcctccacTGTTGCCAAATAAAGGCATTTTACTGTTCCTACCTCCCAGACCTCCCTAAGGTTTGCAGTGTGTAAATATGAATTATTCGCTTTCTAGTAGTTTTCAGGTATGTTTCATTAGGACGGTCTTCACGCTAATCTTTGTGTCCTCGCCAAGGATGATTATTCTCTGTGGCCAAGCCAAGTGTATGTTGAAACCAAAGAATGCAACAAGCTGTAAACATTGCCTCTGGGGTTAaatttgagttgtttttttaattatatttacccCTTTTTAGGATACCCAGTTTGGAGTTTCAGCCAAATCAAGCAACCTTCTAATCCAGATAGACTAtaagaacacaaaataaatctCCAGTTGAAGGATAAGCGACCCACAGTGATTTCAATTCTCCTACAGGGTTTCAGCCAACATGGGAGCAACTCTGTAGTGCCAGGTGAGTCGTCTGTACCAATCTTCTAACTAGCCACACAGTTGTTACTAAGACCTGGTCACAAGCCACCCCTTAAGATGTTCTAGCTTCCCCTTTATTGACAAACATTTACACCTAAGCAATCTATGCAAgcattcatttgaaaaaaaaatctttcagaagTCAAAATATTCATGCAAATTGGCCTGCAATCCTTAGTTATATCATCCTTTCTGGCTGtaattaggaaatacatttaacataaaGCCAAAGCTAATGTGGACAACTATTCCGCTGCCAACCCTGGGGATTTAAATTTCAGATCTACtagagaagggttagaaccctGTCAAGTTTTAATTGCTGGGTAGATTCATTGTTTGTCCTACTGACCAATAACACTGAGATGCAAAGTAATTTAAGGATTTCAATTCTGAATTGTCAATGggttaaggcaggggtgtcaaactgtgccccgggggccaaatctggaggatttgggaaaatgaatggcatctgggCCCCCCTGCCCGCCAATGCCttctgcagcgagtgatgccgctaccacaATTCAGGACATCACTGGGGTCCACAGAGTTCTacagacgcaagtaatgccgggaactGCAATCCCGGCACCACTCGCGTCTATGaaacagctctctgcctatgcggcTCTGCATTGGGTAGTTCCATGGACGCAAGCaatgctgggaattgaagtcccaacgtcacttgtcttctgtttcttttctgaGGCCGGTCGCTATTCCTAACTCACAGCAGGAGAAATTTCCAACGTTTTGAATATTGGAAGGGATGTTCTGTATGGTTGTATGATTTTTTATACGATTCCAGACATATAATACATAACTTAATGTTCTGATGAACACTCACCTccatttcctgaggaagcagagtTCTGTAAAACGCGTAGAACAAAAAAAGAGGATTCACATGTGCCTATATGTAAATTCACAATTATGTCATCTTTATGAAATGTAGGTATAGACGTGAGAAGGAGGTTGTGACATTTGTAAATATGGTATGTTTTTTATCTTGCTTTGTTAATaccatgttttttaataaaattaattgacaatctggtaaaaaaaatatgttgtaaacaTACCACAAAACATCCCttccaatatttaaaaagttggAATTTTCAAATTCCTTTACTAGGTAAATAGTTTAACTGGGATGTGGTTTAAATAATA is part of the Pyxicephalus adspersus chromosome 12, UCB_Pads_2.0, whole genome shotgun sequence genome and harbors:
- the MBIP gene encoding MAP3K12-binding inhibitory protein 1; the protein is MAAGVERAAEANKGALQGILEALHGCVGKLQQSEDAVRFTINWDKIQCLPDVGPAFLYSVLQQHISDLQPLLAHLQSLATGKEEKNISSEDAVTNLPTADVEETKKADSEVASKCIPEKGVPNTSCLTDPAVVQIQAGKSEIDRRILAFIERKQAEINENNVREFCNVIDCNQGKCSYSHSISQ